Part of the Euzebyales bacterium genome, GATGCCGAACAGGCGGTACGGCGGTCCGGATTGGCGCACGTGTTCGTCCGACCGGTGTTTTTCATGCAGAACCTGATCCGCATGGCCCGCGCGGGCGCACTGTACACTGCCGCGGGCGACGGGCGGGTCGCAATGGTCGACGCGCGAGATGTCGCCGCAGTCTCAGCTGACCTCCTCCGCGGCCCGCTGCGCGATCGCCGAGCCCACACGCTGACGGGCCCGCAGGCGATGACATTCGACGAAGCTGCCGAGATCCTCTCGGACCAGACGGGCCGCCGATTCCGACACGTACGGGTCTCACCTGCCGACGTGCGCACCGCCTTGGAACGCAGCGGGGTGGAACCGTGGTTCGCAGCAGACATGGCGCGGCTCCACAGCATGCTCGCGGACGGCTATGAAGACAGGACGACAGACGACGTACGCGCGGTCACCGGTACATCACCTCGCACGCTCGCCGAGTTCGGACGCGACCTTGCCCACCACCTTCGCTGATTAGCACCGCCGCAACTGGGCCGCGTCCGTCAAGTTGGTGTAGGAGAAGACTTTCGGCTTCATCCTCGAGCGACCGTCAGGCGGTCGCGGACAGTGACTGTGTGTCTTCCTCCTCCTGGCCTGGTTGGGTTGATGACGGTCAGGTTGGTGCTGTCGTAAGGTCGTGGCGGAGGATGG contains:
- a CDS encoding SDR family oxidoreductase, whose amino-acid sequence is MILVTGATGTVGSGVCRQLHAAGVRPRALVRDGAAARTLLGDRIDPVEGDLDRPETLDPALAGIDRLFLLTRQSRRQPEQERAIIDAAARAGTMRIVKLSVFRADKASQLRIARQHADAEQAVRRSGLAHVFVRPVFFMQNLIRMARAGALYTAAGDGRVAMVDARDVAAVSADLLRGPLRDRRAHTLTGPQAMTFDEAAEILSDQTGRRFRHVRVSPADVRTALERSGVEPWFAADMARLHSMLADGYEDRTTDDVRAVTGTSPRTLAEFGRDLAHHLR